AGGCCAAAAAGAAATGGGACGAACAATACGGAGCCGCCAATGCCGCGGCCCTGAACACATGGAAAAGCGAGGCTGCAACATTGGCCACTGAGGGCAAACCGGCGCCGCCCATGCCCAAGCCCGAGCCTCCGGCTCCTGTGCCGCCTTTGTCTCCCGATGGCTGGGCCAAAAGCCCGACCGGACTTTTTAACGCGATGGTTGCCCCGTTGATACCTTACGCGATCAAGGGTGTGATCTGGTATCAGGGGGAAGCCAATGAGGATGCCCCCGCCCAGTACGCCACTTTGTTTTCCCGGATGATCACCGACTGGCGCGAAAAATGGGGGCAGGGTGATTTCCCATTTTTATTTGTACAGCTTGCCAATTTCAAAAAGCGAAGTGATGTGCCGACCGATAGTGCCTGGGCTCGCGTACGTGAATCACAATTGAAAACCCTCAAGCTGCCGCAGACGGGAATGGCTGTTATCATCGACCTTGGCGTGGAGAATAATATTCACCCCATCGACAAGTATGACGTTGGCCTCAGATTGGGCAAAGCAGCCCGGCATGTCGCCTATGGACA
The Candidatus Methylacidiphilales bacterium DNA segment above includes these coding regions:
- a CDS encoding sialate O-acetylesterase, producing the protein AKKKWDEQYGAANAAALNTWKSEAATLATEGKPAPPMPKPEPPAPVPPLSPDGWAKSPTGLFNAMVAPLIPYAIKGVIWYQGEANEDAPAQYATLFSRMITDWREKWGQGDFPFLFVQLANFKKRSDVPTDSAWARVRESQLKTLKLPQTGMAVIIDLGVENNIHPIDKYDVGLRLGKAARHVAYGQDLVYSGPIFQSMTVEQNKVRIKFSQIGGGLAIGTPPWTPPGAVPPSTTELKGFSIAGADQKWVWAKAQIDGDSVQVWNEEVTDPVAVRYAWADNPECNLYDKEGLPASPFRTDDWPYQVQAH